A stretch of the Mycobacteriales bacterium genome encodes the following:
- a CDS encoding GNAT family N-acetyltransferase: protein MTASFILSDGRSVKIRALDAADTDALRRALARADTDDLRRRFMGSPPPTRMLVELLRVADGVHDAALGAFTEAGRLVAVAQFDRRDDRPSAEIAIEVAKDFQHCGLGSELAWRIGRLAYDRGIRTFTVNYLAENEAVSKLVRRGAAASGPTIESGSARAEIDLVVAFEGTDDEDGDQAAGRATARPEQS, encoded by the coding sequence ATGACTGCGTCGTTCATCCTCAGCGACGGCCGCTCGGTCAAGATCCGGGCGCTGGATGCCGCCGACACCGACGCACTGCGCCGGGCCCTCGCGCGAGCCGACACCGATGATCTGCGCCGACGGTTCATGGGCTCGCCGCCGCCCACCCGGATGCTGGTCGAGCTGCTGCGGGTTGCCGACGGTGTACACGATGCTGCGCTCGGCGCTTTCACCGAGGCGGGCCGGCTGGTCGCGGTTGCACAGTTCGACCGGCGGGACGACCGGCCGTCGGCGGAGATCGCGATCGAGGTTGCGAAGGACTTCCAACACTGCGGGCTGGGGTCGGAGCTGGCCTGGCGGATCGGCCGGCTCGCCTACGACCGGGGTATCCGGACGTTCACGGTCAACTACCTGGCGGAGAACGAAGCGGTGTCCAAGCTGGTGCGCCGCGGCGCTGCGGCGAGCGGTCCAACGATCGAGTCAGGGAGTGCCAGGGCGGAGATCGACCTCGTCGTCGCCTTCGAGGGAACGGACGACGAGGACGGCGATCAGGCTGCGGGCAGAGCGACCGCGCGGCCGGAGCAGTCGTAG
- a CDS encoding GAF domain-containing protein produces MRQATDAAVEPARLRLDALLTELMERAGEVLETQGRLRSLLDAVVSIAQDPSLGAVLQRIASAACELVGARYGALGVLAADRRRLSDFITVGLTTEERAAIGELPTGKGILGVLIESPEPLCLAQLNADPRSFGFPPGHPPMSTFLGVPIRIRNQVFGNLYLTEKADGKPFTDEDQQLVVALAAAAGAAIQNAQLFDTQQRRQAWLSASNEVRAATFADLAPADLLDLVAEQGRTATGADCLVIGLPDAEGRLVIRAAAGQDANRLIGQSMSGPESIADQVLATAEHVVRTDRGGPGLVVGDDATCYRREVFAPLGAAEAGASFGVVGVGYARDDHNAADDLAFLLAYADQAAIALQLTRTRADRERLAILEDRDRIARDLHDLVIQRLFATGMTLQSAAPRVADLDARGRIATVIDDLDSTIRELRQAIYQLQTPVIEEDLRADIQRVVDEAAAVTTAKVRLHFVGPVASAVPEAIRPHLLAVLREGLSNAIRHADPTAVDVTVEADDHVSVTVADDGAGMDPSVSRRSGLANLQARAAEFDGTCELQAGDAGVGTRLVWQVPLPRG; encoded by the coding sequence GGACGCCGCCGTCGAGCCCGCGCGGTTGCGGCTCGACGCGCTGCTGACCGAGCTGATGGAGCGAGCAGGCGAGGTGCTCGAGACCCAGGGTCGCCTGCGCAGCCTGCTCGACGCAGTCGTCTCGATCGCCCAGGACCCGAGTCTTGGCGCGGTCCTTCAGCGGATCGCGTCGGCCGCCTGCGAGCTGGTCGGCGCCCGGTACGGCGCGCTCGGCGTGCTCGCCGCCGACCGTCGTCGGTTGAGCGACTTCATCACGGTGGGCCTGACGACCGAGGAGCGGGCCGCGATCGGCGAGCTGCCGACCGGCAAGGGGATCCTCGGCGTCCTCATCGAGTCGCCCGAGCCGCTGTGCCTTGCCCAGCTCAACGCCGACCCGCGCTCGTTCGGTTTCCCACCCGGCCATCCGCCGATGTCGACGTTCCTCGGTGTTCCGATCCGGATCCGCAACCAGGTGTTCGGCAACCTCTACCTCACCGAGAAGGCGGACGGAAAGCCGTTCACCGACGAGGACCAGCAGCTCGTCGTAGCGCTCGCCGCCGCCGCCGGTGCCGCGATCCAGAATGCCCAGCTCTTCGACACCCAGCAGCGCCGCCAGGCCTGGCTGAGTGCGTCGAACGAGGTCCGGGCCGCGACGTTCGCCGACCTTGCACCCGCGGACCTGCTCGACCTCGTCGCCGAGCAGGGCCGGACCGCGACCGGCGCCGATTGCCTGGTGATCGGGCTCCCGGATGCCGAGGGCCGGCTGGTCATCCGGGCCGCTGCCGGCCAGGACGCGAACCGCCTGATCGGGCAGTCGATGAGTGGCCCGGAGTCGATCGCCGACCAGGTGCTGGCAACGGCGGAGCACGTCGTCCGCACGGACCGTGGCGGACCCGGGCTCGTTGTCGGCGACGACGCGACCTGCTACCGCCGCGAGGTCTTCGCACCGCTCGGCGCGGCCGAGGCCGGCGCCTCCTTCGGCGTGGTCGGTGTCGGTTACGCCCGGGACGACCACAATGCGGCCGATGATCTCGCCTTCCTGCTGGCCTACGCCGATCAGGCGGCGATCGCCCTGCAGCTGACCCGGACGCGAGCCGACCGGGAACGGCTGGCGATTCTCGAGGACCGCGACCGCATCGCCCGCGACCTCCATGACTTGGTCATCCAGCGGTTGTTCGCGACCGGCATGACGTTGCAGAGCGCAGCGCCGCGGGTCGCCGATCTCGACGCACGCGGCCGCATCGCGACCGTGATCGATGATCTCGACTCGACCATCCGCGAGCTGCGTCAGGCGATCTACCAGCTGCAGACGCCCGTCATCGAGGAGGATCTGCGCGCCGACATCCAGCGGGTCGTCGACGAGGCGGCGGCGGTGACAACGGCAAAGGTGCGACTGCACTTCGTGGGTCCGGTTGCCTCCGCCGTACCCGAAGCCATCCGGCCGCATCTGCTCGCGGTGCTTCGCGAAGGGCTGTCCAACGCGATCCGGCACGCCGATCCCACCGCGGTCGACGTCACCGTCGAGGCCGACGACCACGTGTCCGTGACCGTCGCTGACGACGGCGCCGGGATGGATCCTTCGGTGAGCCGGCGCAGCGGTCTGGCCAACCTCCAGGCCCGGGCGGCTGAGTTCGACGGAACCTGCGAGCTGCAAGCGGGGGACGCGGGCGTCGGAACGCGACTGGTCTGGCAGGTGCCGCTGCCCCGCGGGTGA